In Clostridium sporogenes, one genomic interval encodes:
- a CDS encoding FAD-dependent oxidoreductase has product MNKSCNTCENFEGVFKSYWLDSTPETDYPILNKDITVDITVIGAGIVGVTTSLLLKKEGFKVALIDADKICQGTSGHTTAKITSQHHLIYDKLITEMGIEKAQKYADANEFAINFIENIVNEYSIDCDFHRLPAYIYTEDENFVSSIKKESEAALSLGLKAKFLDSIPISLPVKAALCFENQAQFHPRKYLLDLANKIPGDGSHIFENTKIVDIDSDNSCVCTTDNEKKISSSKIIVASHFPCYDALGLYFARLSPKKSYVLAVETKENFPKGVFINAEEPGRSLRCQNYNGSKIVLVGGEGHKTAHGENTLTHYKNLKSFAEKTFNIDNILYYWSTQDYMTVDGVPYIGHLTSSTKNIYVATGFGEWGMTNGTAAAILLKDLITNKENSWKDLYNPSRPMTSSSIKNLFTLNIDVAKELVKGKLQGAPNTLDLNNDEGKVVTIDGRKYGAYKDNTGNIHLVDNTCTHLGCELKWNDAEKSWDCPCHGSRFSYEGDIIEGPAINKLNHYKENPNRIDPNIL; this is encoded by the coding sequence ATGAACAAATCATGTAATACCTGTGAAAATTTTGAAGGCGTTTTTAAATCTTATTGGTTAGACTCTACTCCAGAAACAGACTATCCTATTTTAAATAAAGATATCACTGTGGATATAACTGTTATCGGTGCTGGTATAGTAGGAGTTACCACTTCTCTTCTTCTAAAAAAAGAAGGTTTTAAAGTTGCACTGATAGATGCAGATAAAATATGCCAAGGTACTTCTGGCCATACTACGGCCAAAATAACTTCTCAACATCATTTAATATACGATAAGTTAATTACTGAAATGGGAATAGAAAAGGCACAAAAGTATGCAGATGCCAATGAATTTGCAATAAATTTCATAGAGAATATAGTTAATGAATATTCTATAGACTGTGATTTTCACAGACTCCCTGCTTATATTTATACTGAAGATGAAAACTTTGTATCTTCAATAAAAAAAGAATCAGAGGCAGCTTTAAGCTTAGGATTAAAAGCAAAATTTTTAGATAGTATTCCTATTTCTTTACCTGTAAAAGCTGCTTTATGTTTTGAAAATCAAGCTCAATTTCATCCACGAAAATATTTATTAGACCTAGCCAATAAAATACCTGGAGATGGAAGTCATATATTTGAAAATACAAAAATAGTAGACATTGATAGCGATAATAGCTGCGTATGTACTACTGATAATGAGAAGAAAATATCTTCTTCAAAAATTATTGTAGCTTCACACTTTCCTTGCTATGATGCTTTAGGACTATACTTTGCAAGACTTTCTCCAAAAAAATCTTATGTTTTAGCTGTAGAAACAAAGGAAAACTTTCCTAAAGGTGTGTTTATAAATGCTGAAGAACCTGGACGCTCTCTTCGTTGTCAAAATTATAATGGCAGCAAAATTGTTCTTGTAGGTGGCGAGGGCCATAAGACAGCTCATGGAGAAAATACGTTAACTCATTATAAAAATTTAAAATCCTTTGCAGAAAAAACTTTTAATATAGATAATATATTATACTATTGGTCAACTCAAGATTACATGACAGTAGATGGAGTGCCTTACATAGGACATTTAACCTCTTCTACTAAAAATATTTATGTAGCTACGGGTTTTGGAGAATGGGGAATGACAAATGGTACTGCTGCTGCAATATTACTAAAGGATCTCATTACTAATAAAGAAAATTCCTGGAAGGATCTATATAATCCATCAAGACCTATGACCTCCAGTTCCATTAAAAACTTATTTACTTTAAATATAGATGTAGCCAAAGAACTTGTTAAAGGTAAGCTACAAGGTGCACCTAATACATTAGACCTTAATAATGACGAAGGAAAAGTTGTTACAATTGATGGAAGAAAGTATGGAGCTTATAAAGATAATACTGGAAATATTCACTTAGTAGATAATACTTGTACTCACCTAGGTTGCGAACTCAAGTGGAATGATGCGGAAAAATCTTGGGATTGCCCTTGTCATGGCTCTAGATTTAGCTATGAAGGTGATATTATTGAAGGACCTGCTATTAATAAATTAAATCATTATAAAGAAAATCCTAATAGAATTGATCCAAATATTTTATAA
- a CDS encoding NADH:flavin oxidoreductase: MKSLFDKTCIKTMELKNRFVRSATWEGMATEEGHITERLLNLYEELAKGGVGLIITSYTTIFDYDKPSLRILGIYDDSFIKEHKLLTDIIHKYGAKVLMQIVLGENYINNETGSEFYGLSENMPEDDIKAIVKSFAEAAKRAKESGFDGIEIHGAHGYFLSRTLSPLFNKRKDKYGGSVEKRGALILEVYDEIRKTVGEDFHISIKINCSDFEEGGATFKECEFVCRELSKKGIDSIEISGGGTIWTETNKKESIYKEYASKIAEQIDTPIILVGMNRSYNNMDQILNNSKIEYFSMARPFIREPDLINKFEKDENKKAKCISCGKCYGENGIRCIFNM, translated from the coding sequence ATGAAAAGTTTATTTGATAAAACCTGCATAAAAACAATGGAACTTAAAAATAGATTTGTTCGTTCAGCCACCTGGGAGGGCATGGCCACAGAAGAAGGACATATCACGGAGAGATTACTTAATTTATATGAAGAATTAGCAAAGGGTGGAGTTGGATTAATAATAACTAGTTACACTACTATATTTGATTATGATAAGCCAAGTCTTAGAATCCTTGGAATTTATGATGATAGCTTTATTAAAGAACATAAGCTTTTGACAGATATAATTCATAAATATGGAGCTAAAGTATTAATGCAAATAGTCTTAGGAGAAAATTATATTAATAATGAAACCGGTAGTGAATTTTACGGATTAAGCGAAAATATGCCAGAAGATGATATAAAGGCTATAGTAAAATCTTTTGCTGAGGCAGCTAAAAGGGCTAAAGAGTCAGGTTTTGATGGAATTGAAATTCATGGAGCACATGGATATTTTTTAAGTAGAACATTAAGTCCTCTTTTTAATAAAAGAAAGGATAAATACGGTGGTTCAGTAGAAAAGAGAGGTGCATTAATACTAGAGGTTTATGATGAGATAAGAAAAACAGTAGGAGAAGATTTTCATATATCCATAAAAATTAATTGTTCTGATTTTGAAGAAGGAGGAGCAACCTTTAAGGAATGTGAATTTGTTTGCAGGGAACTCTCTAAGAAAGGTATAGATTCTATAGAAATCAGCGGTGGAGGAACAATTTGGACAGAAACTAATAAAAAGGAATCTATATATAAAGAGTATGCTTCCAAAATAGCAGAACAAATAGATACTCCTATAATTTTAGTTGGTATGAATAGAAGTTATAATAATATGGATCAAATATTAAACAATAGTAAGATAGAATATTTTTCAATGGCTAGACCTTTTATAAGGGAACCAGATTTAATAAATAAATTTGAAAAAGATGAAAATAAAAAAGCTAAATGTATATCCTGTGGGAAATGTTATGGTGAAAATGGAATAAGATGCATATTTAATATGTAA
- a CDS encoding MORN repeat-containing protein — MNKFKIENPKNHELNVICVKATLSEAVISNEHHHSHSGVYEGERKDGKMHGFGTYTYTNGTKYVGYWKENMMHGEGVLIWASGEKYTGSWKDDEKHGYGIYTWPDGESYVGYWETDLKSGQGIYTWSDGDVYTGDWISDLRQGHGVYVCNHGDKYIGQWVNDLRHGKGMYIEANGEVFMGEYKEDERIE, encoded by the coding sequence ATGAATAAATTTAAAATAGAAAATCCTAAAAATCATGAATTGAATGTTATATGTGTTAAAGCTACATTATCTGAAGCTGTTATTTCTAATGAACATCATCATAGTCATAGTGGCGTATATGAAGGTGAGAGAAAAGATGGGAAAATGCATGGTTTTGGTACATATACTTACACTAACGGAACTAAATATGTAGGTTACTGGAAAGAAAACATGATGCATGGTGAAGGTGTTTTAATTTGGGCTTCTGGTGAAAAATATACTGGTAGTTGGAAAGATGATGAAAAACATGGATATGGCATATATACTTGGCCTGATGGAGAAAGCTATGTTGGATATTGGGAAACTGATTTAAAATCCGGTCAGGGTATTTATACTTGGTCCGATGGCGATGTTTATACTGGTGATTGGATTTCTGATCTTCGTCAGGGACATGGAGTTTATGTTTGTAACCATGGAGATAAATATATTGGTCAATGGGTAAATGATTTAAGACATGGAAAAGGTATGTATATTGAAGCTAATGGAGAAGTTTTTATGGGTGAATACAAAGAAGATGAGAGGATTGAATAA
- the asnA gene encoding aspartate--ammonia ligase, which yields MIKFKDRLMIPEGYESTLGIRETEVAIKKVKDFFERTLAEKLNLTRVSAPLFVRKNTGMNDNLNGVERPVAFDMKDLQDEMIEIVHSLAKWKRTALHRYDFKVGEGLYTDMNAIRRDEDLDNLHSIYVDQWDWEKVIKKEDRNKETLKSIVNKIYSVFKETERYICSQYEGLNEILPEEICFITSQELEDTYPDLDSKEREDAITKEKGAVFLMEIGGVLASGEKHDGRAPDYDDWTLNGDILFWNPVLERAFELSSMGIRVDEESLEKQLKIAGCEDRKNLEFHRLLLEGKLPYTVGGGIGQSRICMYFLRKAHIGEVQASIWPDSMIENCEKAKISLL from the coding sequence ATGATAAAATTTAAAGATAGATTAATGATACCTGAAGGATATGAATCCACATTAGGAATAAGAGAAACAGAAGTTGCAATAAAAAAGGTTAAAGATTTCTTTGAAAGAACTTTAGCAGAAAAGTTGAACCTTACAAGAGTTTCAGCACCTTTATTTGTAAGAAAAAATACAGGTATGAATGATAACTTAAATGGAGTAGAAAGACCAGTAGCTTTTGATATGAAAGATCTACAAGATGAAATGATAGAAATAGTACATTCTTTAGCTAAATGGAAAAGAACGGCTTTGCACAGATATGATTTTAAAGTTGGAGAAGGTCTTTATACAGATATGAATGCTATAAGAAGAGATGAAGATTTAGATAACCTTCATTCTATATATGTGGATCAATGGGATTGGGAAAAAGTTATTAAGAAAGAAGATAGAAATAAAGAAACTTTAAAGTCTATAGTTAACAAAATATATAGTGTATTTAAAGAAACAGAGAGATATATTTGTAGCCAATATGAAGGATTGAATGAAATATTACCAGAGGAAATATGTTTTATAACTTCTCAAGAACTCGAAGATACTTATCCAGATTTAGATTCAAAGGAAAGAGAAGATGCTATAACTAAAGAAAAGGGAGCAGTATTTTTAATGGAAATAGGGGGAGTTTTAGCCTCAGGAGAAAAGCATGATGGAAGAGCTCCAGATTATGATGACTGGACATTGAACGGAGATATATTATTTTGGAATCCAGTATTAGAAAGAGCCTTTGAATTATCCTCTATGGGTATAAGAGTAGATGAAGAATCTCTAGAAAAACAACTTAAAATAGCAGGTTGTGAAGATAGGAAAAATCTAGAATTTCATAGATTGCTTTTAGAGGGGAAATTACCATATACTGTTGGTGGTGGAATTGGACAGTCAAGAATATGTATGTATTTTTTAAGAAAAGCACATATAGGGGAAGTTCAAGCATCCATATGGCCAGATTCAATGATTGAGAATTGTGAAAAAGCAAAAATCAGCTTGTTATAG
- a CDS encoding MetQ/NlpA family ABC transporter substrate-binding protein, with protein MKGKKIVSILAAITLTLGMVACGNSSSKDKEKANETSGDKKVITIGTSVISKDVLEEAQKVFNKKSSKYEMKVKVFDDAITPNMAVNDGSIDGNFYQYQDYMENFNKDRGTKLKAYGKPVFAFQIGLYSNKIKKITDIKDKMTVAVSNDNTNRALALKLLDKEGIIKLKKGVEVPNTLDIVENKHNLKFVEMERLNLANALNDTDMAIVMADVMLKAGKDSEKALAFAQEEGIVLVLKEDKEWAKEVEEALTSNEVKTFIKEKTKGTKTPLF; from the coding sequence ATGAAAGGAAAAAAAATAGTCAGTATTTTAGCAGCTATAACATTAACATTGGGAATGGTAGCCTGTGGAAACAGTTCATCTAAAGATAAGGAAAAAGCTAATGAAACATCAGGAGATAAAAAGGTAATAACTATAGGAACATCAGTTATATCAAAGGATGTTTTAGAGGAAGCTCAGAAAGTATTTAACAAAAAAAGTAGCAAATATGAAATGAAAGTAAAAGTATTTGATGATGCAATAACACCTAATATGGCAGTTAATGATGGAAGTATAGATGGTAACTTTTATCAGTATCAAGATTATATGGAGAATTTCAACAAGGATAGAGGAACAAAATTAAAAGCATATGGTAAGCCAGTTTTTGCATTCCAAATAGGATTATATTCTAATAAAATTAAGAAAATAACTGATATTAAGGATAAAATGACTGTTGCAGTATCTAATGATAATACTAATAGAGCTTTAGCATTAAAATTATTAGATAAAGAAGGAATAATTAAACTTAAAAAAGGTGTAGAAGTACCAAACACTTTAGATATTGTTGAAAATAAACATAATTTAAAATTTGTCGAAATGGAAAGATTAAATTTAGCAAATGCATTAAACGATACTGATATGGCTATAGTTATGGCGGATGTTATGCTTAAAGCGGGTAAGGATTCAGAAAAAGCTTTAGCTTTTGCTCAAGAAGAGGGTATTGTTTTAGTACTTAAAGAAGACAAAGAATGGGCAAAGGAAGTAGAAGAAGCTTTAACTAGCAATGAAGTTAAAACATTTATAAAAGAGAAAACAAAGGGAACGAAGACACCTTTATTCTAG
- a CDS encoding MutS-related protein encodes MLEDKFLTKIEEQKKNIKEYSNIYSILGTLRLISMIGLIYFIYKALNSSVYSKYLGLSILMACMFIALIIKHSNIKNKLKFSKEMININKKYVDRINGQWTEFQDRGEEFISEDHPYSGDLDIVGKESLFQLINTTNTKDGRDNLAKLLLEPNKDKDEIILKQRAVKELGEKLEFCQNLEYTTGKYKEKLKSTEKLMKYITENSVLIKSKVIKNILYIMPLITVPLSLSIIILKFKNLYTLVGILGIVQCLIWMLKALKINAILQSIDKLKYNFQTYSKVLKLIEKEEVKCEKLKTIKEVLFNEKESSIKAIKELNIISEKVNLRYNGILYIVLNIFFLWDYQCVFSLEGWKLKYGDKIRKWLNGIGEIESIASLAVLTHINDKISFTNIYDSDEKTSLNKNIQSNSLNEENFKSEKDSYPNLKLEYGDNLKIECKNIGHPLINIKDRVCNDLTMKNNILLITGSNMSGKTTFLRTLGINLVLAYSGAPVCAEEMSSSLMDIYTSMRITDDLKGGISTFYRELIKIKNIINHSKNKIPMIFLIDEIFRGTNSKDRYIGAKNVLFNLNKPWIIGGLTTHDLELCVLDKDERIKNYHFSEYYKNNEIYFDYKIKKGQSTTTNAKYLMNMVGIEILEE; translated from the coding sequence ATGTTAGAGGATAAATTTTTAACTAAAATAGAAGAGCAGAAAAAAAACATTAAAGAGTATAGCAATATCTATAGTATATTGGGAACTTTAAGATTGATATCTATGATAGGGCTTATATATTTTATTTATAAAGCTTTAAATTCAAGTGTTTATAGTAAATATTTAGGGTTATCCATTTTAATGGCATGTATGTTTATAGCTTTAATAATAAAGCATAGCAATATAAAGAATAAACTTAAATTTTCTAAAGAAATGATAAATATAAATAAAAAATATGTAGATAGAATCAATGGACAATGGACAGAATTTCAGGATAGAGGGGAAGAATTCATTTCAGAAGACCATCCTTATTCTGGAGATTTGGATATAGTGGGAAAAGAATCACTTTTTCAACTTATAAACACAACTAATACCAAGGATGGTAGAGATAATTTAGCAAAATTATTATTAGAGCCAAATAAAGATAAAGATGAAATAATTTTAAAACAAAGGGCTGTAAAGGAGTTAGGAGAAAAATTAGAATTTTGCCAAAACTTAGAATATACAACGGGAAAATATAAAGAAAAGCTAAAAAGTACAGAAAAACTTATGAAATATATAACGGAAAATAGTGTTTTAATAAAAAGTAAAGTGATAAAAAATATATTGTACATAATGCCATTAATTACAGTACCTTTATCACTAAGTATAATCATATTAAAGTTTAAGAATCTATATACTTTAGTAGGAATTTTAGGTATTGTTCAATGCTTAATATGGATGTTAAAAGCTTTAAAAATTAATGCTATCCTGCAATCTATAGATAAACTTAAATATAATTTTCAAACCTATAGTAAGGTGTTAAAGTTAATAGAAAAGGAAGAAGTAAAGTGTGAAAAATTAAAAACCATAAAGGAAGTACTTTTTAATGAAAAAGAGAGTTCTATTAAAGCTATAAAGGAATTAAATATAATTTCCGAGAAGGTTAATTTAAGGTACAATGGTATTCTATATATAGTTTTAAATATATTTTTCCTTTGGGATTACCAATGTGTTTTTTCCTTAGAGGGTTGGAAATTAAAATATGGCGATAAAATAAGAAAATGGTTAAATGGCATAGGGGAAATAGAAAGTATTGCAAGTTTAGCTGTTTTAACTCATATAAATGACAAAATTTCTTTTACTAATATATATGATTCTGATGAAAAAACAAGTTTAAATAAAAATATTCAGTCTAATAGTTTAAATGAAGAGAATTTTAAATCTGAAAAAGATAGTTATCCCAATTTAAAATTAGAATATGGTGATAATTTAAAGATAGAATGTAAAAATATAGGCCATCCTTTAATTAATATAAAGGATAGAGTATGCAACGATTTAACTATGAAAAATAATATTCTCCTTATAACTGGATCTAATATGTCGGGAAAAACTACTTTTTTAAGAACACTAGGAATTAATTTAGTTTTAGCTTATAGTGGGGCTCCAGTGTGTGCAGAAGAAATGAGCTCTTCCCTTATGGACATATATACTTCCATGAGGATAACAGACGATTTAAAGGGTGGTATATCTACATTTTATAGGGAGCTTATAAAAATTAAAAATATAATTAATCATTCAAAAAATAAGATCCCTATGATTTTTCTAATAGATGAAATCTTTAGAGGAACAAACTCTAAAGATAGATATATAGGAGCCAAAAATGTATTGTTTAACCTAAATAAACCTTGGATAATAGGAGGATTAACTACTCATGATTTAGAACTTTGTGTTTTAGATAAAGATGAAAGAATAAAAAATTATCATTTCTCAGAATACTATAAGAATAATGAAATATATTTTGACTATAAAATAAAAAAAGGACAGTCTACCACAACTAATGCTAAATATCTTATGAATATGGTTGGTATAGAGATTTTAGAAGAATAA
- a CDS encoding type IA DNA topoisomerase, which produces MSKLLLAEKPSVARNIGEALGCKTRKNGYLEGNGYIVTWAFGHLLTLYDCKDYDPKLALWSFQNFPYIPKEFKYKIKNDGKNRNVVDPGAKKQLEVIKELINREEVEEIISATDYDREGELIALLIFNYLKANKPIYRILINEWTPTEIKKGLKDLKKNEEMINLQDAGVSRQLADWVIGINFTSIATMKYTRGKGNLLNIGRVLMPTLKIIYDREMEIKNFKVEEFYELEATFKNEKGEYKGKFFYDKKEKFPNKKIMEKLKAEIKDKNGLVTEKTIEIKKENPPSLFNLSNLQGYITSKYKGFTADKVLRVSQSLYEKKYITYPRTESTALEESIKDKAKKVLEVLKNDLPFKEEIVFNTSKKVFNNAKVESHSAIMPTYIIPKNLTPDERLVYDAVKNRFISQFMKEAQYENTEIVTTVPGENYERLFKTKGKILKTKGWLKLYKEKKKDELLPPIEKDDEVEMKSLKIISKKTKPPAHHTEKTLLKAMETCGKNTKQNEDNEEEPNILYGYSIGTAATRAETINKLKYAGYITPKGKSLLITDKGTKLIETFPIRELLDTDYTGKLEKKLYDMEKGKFKREDFLKEIFNFTVNGVNKIKNIRSNVICDTRVKNNK; this is translated from the coding sequence ATGAGCAAATTATTATTAGCAGAAAAGCCCTCTGTAGCTAGAAATATAGGAGAGGCACTAGGGTGTAAAACTAGAAAAAACGGATATTTAGAAGGGAATGGATATATAGTTACCTGGGCCTTTGGTCATTTATTAACCTTATATGATTGCAAGGATTACGATCCTAAATTAGCTCTTTGGAGTTTTCAAAATTTTCCATATATACCTAAAGAGTTTAAATATAAAATAAAAAATGATGGTAAAAATAGAAATGTGGTAGATCCAGGAGCAAAAAAACAACTTGAAGTAATAAAGGAACTTATAAATAGAGAAGAGGTAGAAGAAATAATATCTGCTACTGACTATGATAGAGAAGGAGAACTTATAGCACTTTTAATATTTAATTATTTAAAAGCAAATAAACCTATATATAGAATACTAATAAATGAATGGACACCAACAGAAATAAAAAAAGGGCTTAAGGATTTGAAAAAGAACGAAGAAATGATAAATTTGCAAGATGCAGGAGTAAGTAGACAATTAGCAGATTGGGTTATAGGTATAAATTTTACATCTATAGCCACTATGAAATATACAAGAGGAAAAGGAAATCTTCTTAACATAGGTAGAGTATTAATGCCAACTTTAAAGATTATATATGACAGAGAAATGGAAATTAAAAATTTTAAGGTAGAAGAGTTTTATGAATTAGAAGCCACTTTTAAAAATGAAAAGGGCGAATATAAAGGTAAATTCTTTTATGACAAAAAAGAAAAATTTCCAAATAAAAAAATTATGGAAAAGCTTAAAGCTGAAATAAAGGACAAAAATGGATTAGTAACAGAAAAAACTATAGAAATTAAAAAGGAAAATCCACCAAGTTTATTTAATTTAAGTAATCTTCAAGGATATATTACAAGTAAATATAAAGGCTTTACTGCAGATAAAGTTTTAAGGGTATCTCAAAGTCTTTATGAAAAAAAATATATAACCTATCCAAGAACCGAAAGTACAGCCTTAGAAGAAAGTATTAAGGATAAAGCAAAAAAAGTATTAGAGGTTTTAAAAAATGATTTACCTTTTAAAGAGGAAATAGTTTTTAACACTTCAAAAAAAGTGTTTAACAATGCTAAGGTAGAAAGCCACAGTGCCATAATGCCAACCTACATAATACCTAAAAATTTAACTCCAGATGAAAGATTAGTATATGATGCAGTTAAAAATAGATTTATATCTCAATTTATGAAAGAAGCACAGTATGAAAATACAGAAATAGTAACTACTGTACCAGGAGAAAATTATGAAAGATTATTTAAGACAAAGGGCAAAATACTTAAAACTAAAGGTTGGCTAAAATTATATAAAGAAAAGAAGAAAGATGAACTTTTACCACCTATAGAAAAAGATGATGAAGTAGAAATGAAAAGTTTAAAAATAATATCAAAAAAGACTAAACCACCTGCTCATCATACAGAAAAAACTTTGCTTAAAGCTATGGAAACCTGTGGTAAAAACACAAAACAGAATGAAGATAATGAGGAAGAACCAAACATATTATATGGATATTCCATAGGAACAGCAGCTACTAGAGCAGAAACTATAAACAAGTTAAAATATGCAGGCTATATAACTCCTAAGGGAAAATCCTTATTAATAACAGATAAAGGTACTAAATTAATAGAAACCTTTCCTATAAGAGAACTTTTAGATACAGATTATACAGGAAAATTAGAAAAGAAACTATATGATATGGAAAAAGGAAAATTTAAAAGAGAAGATTTTTTAAAAGAAATATTTAATTTTACTGTAAATGGAGTAAATAAAATAAAAAATATAAGATCAAATGTAATTTGTGATACAAGAGTTAAAAATAATAAATAA